The DNA segment AAAATAATTTCCAGTCAGAAACCATTACACCAAAAGAAGAAACGGAGACCATTAAAAAAGGAAAAATTTCTGTTGAAATTCCGGCAAATTCTTTGGTAATTTTGAAAATGAAATAGCTGAAAAATACCGTGAATAAAGGAAAATTTAAAATTAAGTGTAAATACTACATTTATTTAAAATAGAATCTTATATTTGTTTTATCTCTTAAACAGAAAACTGAAGAATTCTTTAAGGTAAATTAAAACTTAATGAAAAATCTTTGCATAATGTAATCCATTGCATCTGTTATTTTAAAAAGAGCTAAAACAAATAATCAAATAAATCACTTTCGTTTAATGAAAAAATACGTTATCGGCTTAGACTACGGAACAGACTCTGTTCGGGCCGTTTTGATTGATACGGAAAATGGGGCAGAATTAGCGACTTCCGTAAGCTATTACAAAAGATGGAAAGAAGGAAAATTCTGTAAGCCGGAAAAAAATCAATTTCGTCAGCATCCGCTCGACCATATCGAAGGATTGGAAAAAACCATTTCAACTGTCGTAAAAGAAAGTGGCGTTGCGCCTGAAAATATCGTCAGCATTTGTATTGATACGACAGGTTCGTCACCGCTTCCTGTGAATAAAGAAGGAATTGCATTATCCCTTTTACCTGAGTTTTCAGAAAATCCCAATGCAATGATGGTGCTGTGGAAAGATCATACTTCAATTAATGAAGCTGAAGAAATCAATCATCTGGCTAGAAACTGGGGTGGCGAAGATTACACAAAATTCGAAGGCGGGATCTATTCTTCTGAATGGTTTTGGGCGAAAATCCTTCACATCAACAGAGAAAATGAAGCGGTGAAAAATGCAGCCTACAGCTGGATGGAACATTGCGATTACCTTACGTTTTTGCTTTCCGATAACCAAGATTTAGCAACTTTTAAAAGAAGCCGTTGTGCAGCCGGTCACAAAGCTATGTGGCACGAATCGTGGGACGGATTGCCTTCCAAAGAATTTCTCGGTCAGCTGGATCCTTCGCTGGCAGAACTTCGTGACAGATTATATGATAAAACCTACACTTCTAATGAAATTGCAGGAAATCTTAATAAAGATTGGGCAACAAAATTGGGCTTAACAACCAACACGGTAATTGCTGTCGGAACTTTCGACGCGCATTCCGGAGCGGTTGGTGCAAAAGTCGAGGAGAATACGCTGATTAGAATTATGGGAACATCAACCTGCGATATTATGGTGGCTCCCAACGAACTTATCGGCGATAAAACCGTTAAAGGGATTTGCGGACAGGTCGATGGTTCAGTGATTCCCGGATTGATGGGATTGGAAGCGGGACAATCTGCATTTGGCGATGTTCTGGCTTGGTACAAAGATATTCTCACTTG comes from the Chryseobacterium nepalense genome and includes:
- a CDS encoding ribulokinase, which produces MKKYVIGLDYGTDSVRAVLIDTENGAELATSVSYYKRWKEGKFCKPEKNQFRQHPLDHIEGLEKTISTVVKESGVAPENIVSICIDTTGSSPLPVNKEGIALSLLPEFSENPNAMMVLWKDHTSINEAEEINHLARNWGGEDYTKFEGGIYSSEWFWAKILHINRENEAVKNAAYSWMEHCDYLTFLLSDNQDLATFKRSRCAAGHKAMWHESWDGLPSKEFLGQLDPSLAELRDRLYDKTYTSNEIAGNLNKDWATKLGLTTNTVIAVGTFDAHSGAVGAKVEENTLIRIMGTSTCDIMVAPNELIGDKTVKGICGQVDGSVIPGLMGLEAGQSAFGDVLAWYKDILTWPTHNILMNSNVIDENQKQLLKEEIENNIIRNLTLEAEKIPLSEVVPVALDWINGRRTPDANQELKMAISNLSLGTKAPHIFKALVNAICFGAKKIVDRFEDEGVKINKVIGIGGVARKSPFIMQTLANVLNMPIVVAASDQAPALGAAIYAAVAAGIYPTVQEASQKMGSDFEAEYFPQTEKVEKYAEFMKQYQILADFTENNIKSKKKLTVDSL